The window TGTCCCTCAGACCTGACACCCTGGGCCCCTCTATCCACCCCTTAACCTGCGCAACCTGGGAGATATCTGCCCTGTCTCCCGGGTTAGCATAGGACAGCAGAGTTAGGAGTCCTCCGAGGTTAGGAGTCCAAAgatgtgggtttgagtcctgttgACCCTGAACATACATTTTCTCTCAGAGCCTCAACTtgcccacctgtaaaatggaagtgGAATGATCTCACTCTGGTGGGCGAGGTGGATGACAGCTGTTACGTTAAAGTTTTTGTTGAATTGGAACAAAACAGACAGTGAGCCGGGCTGTCCTACGATAATGACTTATTACTGCCGTTATTATTACTCCTGAATTGTCGTAGGCTGCAGAAGTTCTGGATATGCATGGAATTCTGTGGGGCTGGTTCTCTCCAGGACATCTACCAAGGTGAGAGGAAGGGCAAGGGGGTtcatccccccccgccccgccccgtccaTCCCTCCTGTGTCTCTGGGGTTGTGCCTCCTGGGACTGTCTTTCTGGTCCACATTTCCCGCactgagccccactctgggcctggggcctggcctggTTGGTGCTAGGGATGCTGTAGTGACCAAGTGGGCCCTGGGCCCTGTCCTCCAGGACTTGACAGTCCAGCCCCAGTCCTTCTGCATGCAGTGATCCCCTCTGCTTTCCCCTCCCATCTTCCCCCGTCTGCATTTTCTCACCAATGTGTCTGTGGCGGTGTTTGAATATTTCTGCATTTTTGGCCCATCGTATGGTCCACGTTTTCGTTGGCTGAGTGACTGAAttcctgattctctctctcaacctgCATTTCACTCTTTTGGAAAACTTGAGGGTAGCAGGGGGCGTGGGTCTCTGATCGCCTCTCAATTTCTGATGGCCACCACTGTCTTTGGtcatctttctgtctcctttgagCCCAAGATCTTAAATGTTAGCAAAGGAAGACATTCATTAAGAAGTCGTCAAGGaggggggaaactgagaccctcAGAGAGGAAGTGGCCCACACAGCCAGTCCGCTGAACCTGGTCTCCGACCACTTCTCTCTGTCTGTTGTCTCCCTGTTGTCCCCTCTGTGTTTCTATGTTTCTCAGAACgtctttcttcatgtttttcgATCTCAGTTTGGATCTgttcctgtttctctgtctttctgtttctctgtctcattctgtgtgtgtgtgtgtgtgtgtgtgtgtgtgtctgtgtccctctGCCTTTCCTCATTTTGCAAAGTCACATCACCCCCTGCTCAGAGCCCCCCCTGGGCTTTCATTTCCCTCCAAAGAGAAGCCCAAGCTCCCCCGTGTGACCCCCACCTGCACCCAAGCTGCCAGACTTCGCCTCCTaccacttctctccctcccccactctgctccACCCACTTGCTGCTTTCCAAACCCACCAGGCATTCTCCCACCTCTAcgcctttgcacctgctctccTGTTCCCCTCCAAGCTGGACGGATCGCGTCTTCACCCCGTCACCTTCTCAGAGTAGAGGAGACTTCACCGACCACCCTGTAAAATGTCATACCCCTTCCCGCACATATTTCCTGTTGTTCTttcttgctgtattttttttttcttacgatTTATTAGCATCTCATGTGCTATGCTTTActcatcttgtttgtttgttgtctcCCCGGAATGTTCTCACCACAAGGGCAGGGATGTCTGTCTCTTGTCCACAGCTGTCTCCCCAGTGccccaacacagtgcctggcacccagtagACAGTAAATATCTGTTTAATGAATCTGTCTCCCTCCAGCCTCATGTTCCCTGCGTTGCCCGGGGACGTCCCTCCGTCTCCCCCTCCCACTTATCCTACACGCTTTCCCTCCCCACGTGGCATCATCTCAGCCAGtgtgggtgggggccaggggctCCCAGGTGTCCTGGTTCCCACCCAACGCCACGGGTGTGATGTTTGCAGTGACAGGCCCCCTGTCAGAGCTCCAGATTAGCTATGTCTGCCGGGAAGTGCTCCAGGTGAGGAGAAGTCTGGTGGGCCTGGGTCGGGTTGGGCCCTGTTCCAGCCCCCGGACTCTCACAGCCCCCATGTCCACTCTCTTCCCCAGGGACTTGCCTATCTGCACTCACAGAAGAAGATACACCGGGACATCAAGGTAGTCTAGGGGCAGAAAAGTGGCCTTGGTGGGTGGGGGGCCCAGGAGACGGAAGTGGTATTTGGTGGGCTCAGGGTGGTGTTGAGCTGGGCAGTTGGGAAGGGCCAGGGGATGGAGGCAgtatgggttgggggggggtgtctcccACAGCCTCtaatttccctcctcccccccccccccccagggagccAACATCCTCATCAATGATGCTGGGGAGGTCAGACTGGGTGAGTGTGattggtgggggttggggggagtctGGCTGGGGACCAAGGGGATAGGGGACCCCAGGTCaccatgtctctctctgcctccagctgACTTCGGTATCTCGGCCCAGATTGGGGCAACACTGGCCCGACGCCTCTCTTTCATTGGGACGCCCTACTGGTGAGGGATGCCTGGCGGGTAGCTGGGGATGGAGTGGGGGCAGTGGTTTTCCTCACCTGGATCACTGGGAATCTCCTTCGCGgcccctttccctgcctctgcctttttctgttgaacgttgtgttttctttttggctcTCTCTCGAGTTTTACATTTACTTAGGTCTcttggtattaatttttaaaaatgtttttatttgcttttgagagagggagaaagagagaaagcatgagcaggggaggggcagagagagagggagacacaggatcggaagcaggctccaggctctgagccgtcagcgcagagcccgacgcggggctcgaacccagacccgtgaaccatgagatcgtgacctgagctgaagtcggtcgcttagccgactgagccacccaggcgcccctctttgtatTGGTTTTTATTCTGATCCTTCTGTCTTGACTTTTTTGTGTCTCTATTTCTGTTTGTCTCTTCACCTTGATGTTTCTTTCTGCATCTGGTTCTCTCCATGCCccattctccttctctgtctctctcccgcaCCCACCCCCATACCAAGGAGTATTCCCCTTCCCCGCCTTGTGTCACTGCTGGCTTTCTGAGGGTCTCTGCCCCCAGGATGGCTCCAGAAGTGGCAGCCGTGGCCCTGAAGGGGGGATATAACGAGCTGTGTGATGTCTGGTCCCTGGGCATCACTGCCATCGAACTAGCCGAGCTACAGCCACCGCTCTTTGACGTGCACCCTCTCAGGTAGGCAAGTCCCCCTGGGCCcagaggccccgccccgccctgacCCTGAGTGCCATCCCCCAGCCTGCTGCCCCACACCAAGGCCCCCTACAGGGGACACCCCTTCCTCCGAGCTCCATCTCAGACCCCCAAGGAGCCTCTCAACCCAGAAAGCCTTTCCTTCAACCCTCCACACCGGGAGGGCTCCACCCCCTTCAGCCCTCCACCCCCGTGGCAGGGATTCCCCGAGCCTCTCTTCATAACTGCGGTAGTTCTGTCCTGTGATCAGCAGAGTCCCCTGGAAGGGACATCCCAGTGCACTGTAAAACCTAAACCTTGTTCTTGTTCTGTCCCTTGCTTTGCTCCCTGGTGACCTCCGTGCTTTGGGGGACCCCTCGAGTCATTGAGAGTCTGAACACCGTGTCCTCTCCTTACTCTTCCAGAGTTCTCTTCCTCATGTCGAAGAGTGGTTACCAGCCCCCCAGgctaaaagaaaaaggcaaatggtaggagaggggagagggtgagggagggccagggagggcagagccagAAACCACGGTCTGATGGGAGAGTCTCTGGTCTCCTCAGCCCAGAACTTCTTCCTCCTAAGGTCGGCTGCCTTCCACAACTTTGTCAAAGTCACTCTCACTAAGAACCCCAAGAAACGACCCGGTGCCACCAAGATGCTCAGTGTAaacttcccctcccttccctgaaaAGCCCTTCCCAAACTCACCCCCAGAATTCCCCAGGACCTCTCCAAAACTCTCCAAAATGTACCCTAGACCTTTTGCCAAGATACCCTGAGTTGCTAAAACTCACAGATTCCCAAGGGCCTCCAGACCCAGTCCTGGGTATACTCTGGAATTCAAGGGGGAGCCCTTTCCCCGCTAAGGTACCTGTGGGATTCTCCAAGGGCCCCTGCTGGGAACCCTAGACTCTTCTAATCCTTTCCAACCCCTCAAAAtcccccagcctcagtttcccagagttccctgccttcttcctcagTTGCCCACCCCCCCCAGATTACCTTAGGTTCTTGAGCCCGTGTCCCAGCCTCTCCCCAATACCAGCCTTCTGTCTGCTGACACCGTCCTCCCCCTCTCCAGCATCAACTGGTGTCCCAGCCCAGGCTAAATAGAAGCCTGATCCTAGATCTTCTTGACAAACTGAGGAATCCAGGGAAGGGGACCCCAGTTGTCGAGATCGAAGATGAGGAGCCTGAGGTGAGGGCGCCCCAGCTGACAAAAGCCTTGGAACCTCCCAGCCTTTGCTTAGGCTGGGCCCCGGGCCTGGAGTGCTTTCCTGAGGCCTCTCTtagaaggaaaagggggaggagggatggggagctgggcacagggctgggggcaCAGAGGGCTATGGGAGAGCCAGAGGCTCCCGGCTGGGCCCGCAGGGTGGTAGGGGTGTCTGGGGGAGGGCCACGGTCCTGATGCAGCTGCCActctgcccaggtgccccctgccgtCCCCCGGAGGATCAGGTCCACTCACCGATCCAGCTCTCTAGGGATCCCAGATGCTGATTGCTGTCGTAAGTAGAGACGCCTTAAGCTTGGGGTTACTTGACCCGATAACGGATCCAAGAGAACCATTCTACCCTCTGTGATCCTGCCAGAGACCCTCATCGCCACCATCTGATCTCATGATAGACCCCGGAGACCCTCGTCATTTCCACACAGACCCTCAGAGACCCTTATCGCTCTCTGACCCCGCAAGAGACTCCAGAAAACCTCATCACCAGCTGAGCTACAAAATGACTGTAGAGACTCCATGAGACTTCTCATAACACAaggacccacccacccccccccaagagCCCTCAGAAATCTCTGTCCAATCCCCACGACCCAAGTGGAAGCTGAAAGCAAGCACCGGATAACTTTGAGCCCCATCTCTCTGGTCCCAAACCCTGGCCCCCAAATGAGATCCTGTAAACCAAGATTTTCCCCACCCGACCAAGGGACAGCGCCAGTCCTAAGATCCTGACCTCAACCCCCCAAATTCTACCCTTTTCTCAGATCCATCTCCTCAGCTCACTGTGTTACCCTCCTCCCTTCCAGGGCGGCACATGCAGTTCCGGAAGCTCAGAGGAATGGAGTCCAGACCCACGGCCCACACGGTGAGGTGCCTCCCCCCGCTCACCTCAGATGCCCTCCCCTTCCGCCAGGCACTGCTGACCCTTTACTATCCCACAGGCCCACTTACAGCCCCCTGGAGACTTCAGGAGCAGCAGCCCTAGGTCAGGGACCCTcggtgtggaggggagggggctgggataTGTGAGGGAGCCGCCTGAGGGTCACGCCTGTCACTCCTCAGGAGGCAGCCGTCGGAGTCAGACGATGACTACGACGACGTGGACATGTAAGAGAGGCgtggcccccagccccactggccctcacccaccctcacctTCCTACAGCCACCATGTCCCTTCCATCCGGACCCCAGCCTccgcccccaccctccttcctcctccagccgCACCCGCGCTGAGCGCCGGGCCTCCAGCCCTCAGCTCCCAGATGTTGCTCTGGCCCCAGACTTTCCGCCACAGCCCTAACCCTCAAAGCCCAGCCTTCACCCGCATCTTCCCCCCTGGAAATTTCCCTGAACTCCAGACCCCAACCTCAGTGCCTGCAGTCAGCCCAGCCCCCAGGCCTGGGTCCGCCTCTCGCCCACCCATCCGTTCTATGCATCTCCTCTGCAGTGGGCTCATGGGCAGAGCCCAGCACCAAGTGAGAACCTGGCCCCCAGGAGCTCATATGATCTGCATCACGAGGTGGCTGTGAAGATTCAGGCTTGACGCGTTGTCCCCACTTGATAGCCGGTGTTGCGGTTGCCAGTATCCTCGAGGCTATGCTAACAGCCATACTAGTCAGCTCCAGCCCAGACCGAGTCACCCCCACCCTCTTGTTCTCAGACCTCCAGCCCCAAACCACTCCCATCTGCCCCCGGTCCTTGTTACCGACACCTGTGCCTGCTTCCCCAATCTTTGtgttccagccccacccctgcagaTGACATACCTCCTCCACTGCCTCCCAAGGTAAGGCCTTGGGCCAACggagctgggggccgggggcggggggctgaggctgggggctggggaccagGAGGCCAGGGTCCCTAGAGGCTGGGATACTGGGCACTCTAAGGCTGGAGTCTGGGGCACTAGGTCCCTTGAAGTCTGGGAGACCAGGATGATGAACACACTGTAGTCGGGAAGGAGCATCCTTGAACCTCAGGATGGGAATTCAAAGTATTTAGCCAGAGGGACACTGGTCCCAGGACTAAGCTATCTGGCATTAGCCCTttagttgtggttttttttgtttttttttttttaatgtttattcatttttgagagagagagagtgcgcgagcaagcgggggaggggcagatagagagggagacacagaatccaaagcaggctctgaactgtcagcccagagtccaatgtAAGGCTCAAACTGATGGGACCTGGAGACTATGACCTgggacctggagatcatgacctgagccaaagtgggaagcttaactgatgagccacccagccgcccctggcATCAACTCTTTAGTTGATGGAGTGTGTTGTGGGCGTCAGGGTTGATGCCTGGAATGGTAGTGGGACATTGAGGGCTCAGAGCCATGAACAATGTCAGTTCTGGCAGAGGCAGGGTTGGGATCTAATGTATTTCCCCACACGTCTTCTCCATCTCCATAGCCCAAGTTCCGTTCTTCATCAGATGAGGGTCCCGGGGGCACTGGGGATGATGGGCAACTGAGCCCCGGGGTGCTGGTCCGGTGTGCCAGTGGGCCTCCCCCACGCACCCCCCATCTCGGGCCTCCCCCAGCCACCCGAAGCCCCCACCTAACTGCCCATTCAGGTAACGGggcaggaggtgggcagggggtatgggttgggcaggggagggggttgCTTTGGGGACTGATTTTCCCCCACCCTGTCTCAGAACCCTCACTCTGGAACCCAACCCCCCGGGACCCTGGTCAACCCCCATTGTTGCCCCCCaagaaggaaaagatgaagagaaaggtgAGACCAGCTGTGTTGAGGACTCACGCTTCTAGATGCCTGGGGGTGCCTAGGGGTGGGATGGTGTGTGGGGACAGGAAGAGTAACAATGACGCTAGGTGGCATTTGTTGAGCGGTGTTAATCAGTGCCAGACCCCGATCTCATGTTTACACGTGGTGTAAACCTTCACAGATAGAGCTTGGTATCACAGGCAGTGACATCATCTCAcatgtcacagatggggagaCGGAGGCAGAGAGGGATACATAGCTTGCCAAGGTCATAAACCTTtgaggaggcagaggcaggatttgaatgCTGGTGCTCTTGCGTCAGAGTCTTAACCCCTGCACATTCGTGtcccctccttccttttgttGGATCTGCTGCTCTGCCCCCCGTGGCCCGCCTAGGGATGTGCCCTTCTCGTGAAGTTGTTCAATGGCTGCCCCCTCCGGATCCACAGCACGGCTGCCTGGATACACCCCTCCACCAAGGGTGGGCACTCAGGAGCGTCACGGAaaggaagggggatggggagggcccttaatggaggcacagaggcaggggtggggagggtctttttttttagtatttatttttgagagatagagcgcgCACATGCAAgaatgggggaagagagagagagagagacagaggttctgaagggggccctgtgctgacagcagagagcccgattcagggctcaaagtcacaaactgtgagatcacgacctgagctgaaatcaagagtcagaagcttaactgactgagccacccaggcgccccctggggaGGGTCTTAataggatggggggggggggcagaaccGAGGCAGGACCAGTGCCCAGGGTTACAGTTGGGGTTTGGGGATCAAATACGGGTAGAGTGAAAATGAATTTGTGGGTGAAAATTAGGAAAGTAAGAGTTTAGGGTCCAGGAATATCATAACAGAATGGTCAGAGTTTGGGGTATAAGTTGGACCCTTTAACCTCAGCTGGAGCTTAACGGTACAGAGGCTGGGGTCTGCATTTTGGAGTCGGAAGTTTGGGGGATGGGAATgtaggcagaaagggaaaggatTTGGGAATGAGAGATGTGGAGACAAGGTCAGTGAGGGGTAAATGTTAAAGACCCAGcattaggggcatctggctggctcagtcgggggagtgggcaacccttgatctcaggattgtaaggTCAaaccccatgttaggtgtagagattacttaaaatcttttttaaaaaatgactaaaacttattaaaaaaaaacagagagttTGAGGGGGACACACTGGACAGAAAAAGCCACATTTCAGGGGGCCCGAGTTTGAGGATCAGTGTTGAGACAAGATTAGCATTTGGGGGTCAGGACTGGGGAAGAGAAGGGTGGAACTTCGAAGGCTATGTGGGGAAGCATGACTCATGTTGGGGTCAAAGTTGAGGGGACAGGGGTCAGGATTTGCGGGTCCAGCCTTGAGGGGTAGATAAGAATGAGACCAGCTTGAGCTGGCACTGGGTCAGGGTTTGAGTTCAGATTTGGGGAGACAGAGGCCGGGAGTAAGAGAGAATTGAGCGTCAGGGCTGGAGGACAGACTAGCAGTGTTCGGGGTCAGGTCAGGGTCTGGGAGGCCCCTCCCCAGGATGAGGCAGGTTCCAGCGTCCTTGTGTCTGTCCCCACAGACCAGCACCTGCTCCTGGGGGCAGAGGAAGGCATTTTCATCTTGAACCGGAATGATCAGGAGGCCACACTGGAGATGGTGAGGACAGCCGCTGGGGGACCGAGGGCAGGGGCTGGAGTTGGGGGTTGCTGGGGTCTTATGGGAGCCATCTGCCTCGTTCTCTGCAGCTCTTTCCTAGCCGGACTACCTGGGTGTACTCCATCAACAATGTCCTCATGTCCCTCTCAGGTCTGGCTGTGGGTcaggtggggggagtggggtcAGAAGTTAAGGGGTCGAGAAGGGGTAGGGAGGTAGATGGGCACggctgaaaacaaaataaacaaaaacataggcTCCCCCTTCACAGAGCCCGCAGTTAAAAATCTCAGCCACTTTTTCACTGTGGGACTtgctccctgggcctcagtttccctacccaTAAAATGGGGTTCACAGTAGTCCCACCTCAAGTCAGTTTTGAGGTAAGGTCTGCAGTAagtctttacatttctttgacgTTTAGATGAGAGTTGGAACTTATCCCACACTTTTGTGAAATAGAGTGAGGGAGTAGATAGAGGTTACGATTTTGTGTTactgttttataaacattttgcGTAAAAGAATTTCTAATTGACGGGGAAACACCAAGCCAAATAGGCTTCATGAGTTAGTTAATATCACATCTGTGATGACAGACTTCAAGAGAATTTCTAGATCGGTTTCTTCTTAAATTTAGTAGCGTGTGCACCTTCACCTGGCTGGCTAAGTGTCCATAGTTTCTCCTGCGGCTACCAGCGCGGGAGGCTAGGGAACATACTCATTTTCCTCACCACTGTTCACCAGAGCCAAGCACAGGACCTGGCCTCAGGTGGACATTTATAATATGTTGagtggaaaatgaagaaataaaagtgtttGAGACTTGAAGCCTTGGGAGTTTCAAGGGGATAGGGccaagagaagggacagagaaaggtgGCTGTGTCTGGTGTCCGTTAACTGCCTGCTTCCCCTTACACACACATACGCTGTAGGAAAGACCCCCCACCTGTATTCTCATAGCATCCTGGGCCTGCTGGAGCGCAAGGAGACCAGAGCGGGAAGCCCCATCGCTCACATGAGCCCCCACCGGCTACTGGCAAGGTACCAGCCCCAGTGGCGCCACAGGCCCCCCGCAATCCCCCCTTCCTGCCGTCCCTCCGCATTTACACCTGCTTTCTCCTGCAGGAAGAATATGGTCTCCACCAAGATCCAGGACACCAAAGGGTGCCGGGCTTGCTGCgtgggtgagagagaatcctgacggggtggggtggggggaacgtGAGGAAAGGgggcgtggtgggggggggactgCATCTATCCAAGGGGGTTACATTGTTGAGGCAGGCTGTCAACAGCCCGGGGAAGTTGTGtgccctttggggggggggggaggggagagaagattgACCCTAACCCATCCTTACCCATCCCCCACAGCGGAGGGTGCGAACTCAGGGGGCCCGTTCCTGTGCGGCGCACTGGAGACGTCCGTGGTCCTGCTTCAGTGGTACCAGCCCATGAACAAGTTCCTGCTGGTCCGGGTAGGGGGGCTGTCGAGGCTGGGGACTCTGCGAGGTTGCATGCTAGGGCCTTCCACTTGTTACGCTTCTGCTGAGAGTTTCATGAAGCCCGGCTTCTACCCGAGGCCCCGCTCCAGTCTCCCCCGAGGCCCCGCCCACCTGTGGTCGGCGCCAGAGGCTCCGCCTTCTGAGAGCTTCCGGATCCTTAAGCTCCTCCTCTCACTCCAGCCTAATTATCCTTCAGGCCCTATGCCCCATTCCTCGGGTCTCTAAGGGGACCCCACTGAGATCCTTTGACTCTAAGGAGACTTTGCTGCCTGTGAGGTCACGCCCCTCAGGGGACCCCGCCTCGCTGTCATTAAGGCGGCACGCTCCAAACAAGGCACGCCAACTTTGAGCCACATCCACCCATTTCTAAGGAGGCATCACCTCACGCCTCTGGGGCCTTACCCCCTGAAGTTTCTAGGTGCCATCCTCCAAAACCGAGGGCCCAGGAAATATACTTGGGAAGCTCCCTGCAGGCTCtcctcccaggcccctcccctctcagGCCCCGCCCCACGACTCTGAGCCCGCCCCTCCCTGTGCGGCCTGCAGCAGGTGCTGTTCCCGCTACCGACGCCCCTTCCAGTGTTCGCGCTACTGACCGGgccgggctccgagctgcccGCCGTCTGCATCGGCGTCAGCCCGGGGCGGCCGGCGAACTCGGTGCTCTTCCACACCGTGCGCTTCGGCGCGCTCTCCTGCTGGCTGGGCGAGATGAGCACAGGTGGGTGGGGCAGGCtcgctgggggcggggctgctgggagggggtgggctgGGCGGCTGGGCTGTGCTTAGCCTGCGATGTAACTGGGGTAACTGGGAAAGGGATTGCAGCCGGGGCGAGGGGAGAGAGGTGGATACGTACAGCCGGTGAGATTGAGGACCCGTCGGGACCGCTGTGATGGGCGGGGTTTAGCTTGGGAATGGAGAGGGTGCCTAGCGGAGGAAGGCAAAAGCAGGTCTTTGAACCTCTGCCTGTCAAACAGAGCACAGGGGACCGGTGCAGGTGACCCAGGTAGAGGAAGACAAGGTGATGGTGTTGATGGACGGTAAGGACCCTCCTCCCAGTCTTTTCTCCACTGTTCCTGGATCTCGGCTTCGCAGACCCTGTGCTTCTCAGAAATGCTGAGTCCCTCCGGGCCTTGCCCTTGTCCTGCTTTGCTTCTCAGTGAATTTATTGTACAGTCTCTCAGCATCCTTCTGAGCCTCACTCTTATagccctctctctaccctcttcTAGGGTCTCTGAAGCTGGTGACTCCGGAGGGAGACCCAGTCCGGGGACTTCGAACTCCAGAGATCCCTATGACTGAAGCAGTAGAGGCCGTGGGTACGTGCAGGGATGGGAGGGCCCCCGGTCCAGAATGGAGGCTCAGTGATACCCAAGCGTAACAGGCACCGCTTGTCTCCCAGCTATGGTCGGGGGCCGGCTCCAGGCCTTTTGGAAGCATGGAGTGCAGGtgtgggctccaggctc is drawn from Felis catus isolate Fca126 chromosome E2, F.catus_Fca126_mat1.0, whole genome shotgun sequence and contains these coding sequences:
- the MAP4K1 gene encoding mitogen-activated protein kinase kinase kinase kinase 1 isoform X1 translates to MDLVDPDIFNRDPRDHYDLLQRLGGGTYGEVFKARDKVTGDLVAVKMVKMEPDDDVSTLQKEILILKTCRHANIVAYHGSYLWLQKFWICMEFCGAGSLQDIYQVTGPLSELQISYVCREVLQGLAYLHSQKKIHRDIKGANILINDAGEVRLADFGISAQIGATLARRLSFIGTPYWMAPEVAAVALKGGYNELCDVWSLGITAIELAELQPPLFDVHPLRVLFLMSKSGYQPPRLKEKGKWSAAFHNFVKVTLTKNPKKRPGATKMLSHQLVSQPRLNRSLILDLLDKLRNPGKGTPVVEIEDEEPEVPPAVPRRIRSTHRSSSLGIPDADCCRRHMQFRKLRGMESRPTAHTAHLQPPGDFRSSSPRRQPSESDDDYDDVDIPTPADDIPPPLPPKPKFRSSSDEGPGGTGDDGQLSPGVLVRCASGPPPRTPHLGPPPATRSPHLTAHSEPSLWNPTPRDPGQPPLLPPKKEKMKRKGCALLVKLFNGCPLRIHSTAAWIHPSTKDQHLLLGAEEGIFILNRNDQEATLEMLFPSRTTWVYSINNVLMSLSGKTPHLYSHSILGLLERKETRAGSPIAHMSPHRLLARKNMVSTKIQDTKGCRACCVAEGANSGGPFLCGALETSVVLLQWYQPMNKFLLVRQVLFPLPTPLPVFALLTGPGSELPAVCIGVSPGRPANSVLFHTVRFGALSCWLGEMSTEHRGPVQVTQVEEDKVMVLMDGSLKLVTPEGDPVRGLRTPEIPMTEAVEAVAMVGGRLQAFWKHGVQVWAPGSDQLLQELRDPTLTFRLLGSPRPVVVETRPADDPTAPSNLYIQE
- the MAP4K1 gene encoding mitogen-activated protein kinase kinase kinase kinase 1 isoform X2, giving the protein MDLVDPDIFNRDPRDHYDLLQRLGGGTYGEVFKARDKVTGDLVAVKMVKMEPDDDVSTLQKEILILKTCRHANIVAYHGSYLWLQKFWICMEFCGAGSLQDIYQVTGPLSELQISYVCREVLQGLAYLHSQKKIHRDIKGANILINDAGEVRLADFGISAQIGATLARRLSFIGTPYWMAPEVAAVALKGGYNELCDVWSLGITAIELAELQPPLFDVHPLRVLFLMSKSGYQPPRLKEKGKWSAAFHNFVKVTLTKNPKKRPGATKMLSHQLVSQPRLNRSLILDLLDKLRNPGKGTPVVEIEDEEPEVPPAVPRRIRSTHRSSSLGIPDADCCRRHMQFRKLRGMESRPTAHTAHLQPPGDFRSSSPRRQPSESDDDYDDVDIPTPADDIPPPLPPKPKFRSSSDEGPGGTGDDGQLSPGVLVRCASGPPPRTPHLGPPPATRSPHLTAHSEPSLWNPTPRDPGQPPLLPPKKEKMKRKGCALLVKLFNGCPLRIHSTAAWIHPSTKDQHLLLGAEEGIFILNRNDQEATLEMLFPSRTTWVYSINNVLMSLSGKTPHLYSHSILGLLERKETRAGSPIAHMSPHRLLARKNMVSTKIQDTKGCRACCVAEGANSGGPFLCGALETSVVLLQWYQPMNKFLLVRQVLFPLPTPLPVFALLTGPGSELPAVCIGVSPGRPANSVLFHTVRFGALSCWLGEMSTGSLKLVTPEGDPVRGLRTPEIPMTEAVEAVAMVGGRLQAFWKHGVQVWAPGSDQLLQELRDPTLTFRLLGSPRPVVVETRPADDPTAPSNLYIQE